The following are encoded together in the Salinibacterium sp. UTAS2018 genome:
- a CDS encoding DUF4233 domain-containing protein: MSAQPKVRRKRSVTELLLSIVLVLDATLIFFVALTAFGLKALGPAPAFIGGAIAIVIFVALGRMLHRPGAMAVGWVLQAGLVALGFILTPMFVVGAGFAAIWVFCFVKGQQIDRAKAEILSTQSMTTPSEETQ; encoded by the coding sequence GTGAGCGCGCAGCCCAAAGTTCGCCGCAAGCGCTCAGTAACCGAACTGCTCCTGAGCATCGTGCTGGTGCTCGACGCGACGTTAATTTTCTTTGTCGCTCTCACCGCATTCGGGCTGAAGGCGCTAGGGCCGGCCCCGGCGTTTATCGGCGGAGCGATCGCGATTGTCATATTCGTGGCTCTCGGCCGCATGCTGCACCGCCCCGGCGCGATGGCGGTCGGCTGGGTGCTGCAGGCGGGACTCGTCGCGCTTGGCTTCATCCTCACTCCCATGTTTGTTGTGGGAGCCGGCTTCGCAGCGATCTGGGTTTTCTGCTTCGTCAAGGGGCAGCAAATCGATCGCGCAAAAGCCGAAATTCTTAGTACCCAGTCCATGACCACCCCTTCTGAGGAGACACAATGA
- the ndk gene encoding nucleoside-diphosphate kinase: MNIEETLVLIKPDGVARNLTGEILRRIEAKGYQLVDVRLVQADVDLLSQHYAEHEGKPFYEPLLDFMQSGPTVALRIAGNRAIEGFRSLAGTTDPTTAAPGTIRGDLGRDWGLAVQQNLVHGSDSPESAARELALWFA; this comes from the coding sequence ATGAACATCGAAGAGACCCTTGTACTGATCAAGCCTGACGGCGTTGCTCGCAACCTGACCGGCGAAATCCTTCGCCGCATCGAGGCGAAGGGCTATCAGCTCGTTGACGTGCGTCTCGTGCAGGCGGATGTCGACCTGCTGTCGCAGCATTACGCCGAGCACGAAGGCAAGCCGTTCTACGAGCCGCTGCTCGACTTTATGCAGTCGGGCCCGACGGTCGCGCTGCGCATCGCGGGCAACCGTGCGATCGAGGGATTCCGTTCGCTCGCCGGTACCACCGATCCCACCACGGCAGCGCCCGGAACCATCCGTGGCGACCTCGGCCGCGACTGGGGCCTCGCTGTCCAGCAGAACCTCGTTCACGGTAGCGACTCGCCCGAGTCGGCAGCGCGCGAACTTGCTCTCTGGTTCGCCTAA